The genomic stretch ATGGCATCGGTTTTGGCGGCATTTGGGGCAGGATCGAAACAAGGCTGTTCAGGCCATTTGTTCCGGTCGCGCGCTTGTCCAGGCGGTTCAATTCCTTCTCCCCGCGCGCACTTAGCGTCCACTCGCCGCGGTGCTTCCCGATCAGCCCGTCACCTGCAAGCTTCTCCGATGCCCTGCGCACGCGCATACCATAGGGCCGCCCGTCCCGCATTTTCCAATCCAGCACCTTTGCCAGTTCGTTCGATGATGCCCCCGGATTTCCGTCGATCGCCCGCAACACCATGTCCTCATCGGTACGCGCCGCGACCGCCATAGCATCCTTGCCAGCGTCATCCATCGGGGTTGCCATCACGGTCGGCATAGAGCGCCCCCGTCCGTCCTTGAGCCGCTCCGCAGTCACAGTGTCGAGCCGGAACAGGATCGGCGCAAAGTCCATCCCACGAAACTTGCCGGCCCAATGAAGCTCCACGGCTGAATCGCTTTTGCGTGCGCACAGGTTGCCATCGATTTCGGCTATGAACGATCCGCCACCACGGGGCAGCAGGTTGTCGTTGGTAGCGCTTTTCACAGGATGGCACAGGACCAGGACCGTTGGAGCCCCTTTCAACTCAGTCAGGCTGCGCATCCGCTTGGCATGTTGCAGCGAGTCCACGTTGCTGTTTTCGTCCGTGCCCTCGAACGTCGCCGCCGATGTATCGATCACGACCAAGGCCAATTCACCGAGCGCAGTTGCCTCCACTGTAATCTGTTCTGCGATCTCGGATAGCTTGCACGCCCCCGACACGAAATGAACGTCGATGGTGTTGACGTCAAATGCGCAGTGCTCGGCCATCGCAATCCAGCGGGCTTGCACGTCAACGCTGTTCTCAGATGCAAAGTAGAGCACCCGCCCCTTTTCCACTTCGCGATCCCCAAGCTTGCGGCCAAGTCCGACATGGGCGGCGAGCCGCAGCGCAATTGCCGTTTTGCCGGCACCGGTCGCCGCGGTCAGGCTGTAGCAAAAATGCCGCTGGACGATGCCGTCCAGCAGGTAGGACGGGGCAAGGAAATTGGCCACGAACTCGCCGCTGGACTGAATCAGTTTCGGCTGTGGCTTCGGCGTCGCCGGTTCCATCCTGACCACCGTCGGTTGCGTCGGCACAGGATAGACAGGCGCGGGCGGCTGGCTCGCCGCACGAAGCCCCCGGATCGGCTTTAGCTCCTTCATGCCTCACCGCCAAGCCGCTGCTTCTGGAGCCAGCGCTTGGCACCGCTGACGTCGTTCCCGGCCAACACGGGACCGTTCGGCAAAACGATAAATTGGCCAGTGCTTTCGGTGACCGCTTGAATCATGTAGTCGCCGCCCATGTCGCTACGCCCAAAGGGCGTGATCGGGATCGGCGGGGCGTTCGGGTTTGGGCCAATTGCCCAAGCTAGGATCGTGACGCGGTGGAAGTCGAGGAATGAATTTTCGTCATCCATACAAAGGTGCCAGTCGCCAACGGCGGGAACGATCGTTTCCATAGTGTTACTGTCGCTTTCTGCCGCGCTTGCGGCTCGTTGAATCCGGTCGGGACATCCCGCCGGGTATGCGTGATTAGGCGGTTTGCTCGGTCCCGCCGAGCATGGTGAAGGCCTGGTAAGCTGACTCCGCCAGCGCCTTGCGGATTTCCGGATCGATGATTTCGATCAGGCGTTTACCTTCGTCGCGGCCGGTCCCCCGCGGCAATTGCGCCAGCAAAAATCCCCGCGAAACGCGGATGAGCAGACAATTCGTGATCCGCAGTCCGGCATACTCGACGTTGAATTTTGCGATGAGCGTATCGCCGCCGGTTCGCCAGGGTTTGGGATCGGCGATGATTTCGAGCGCGGTGATCTTCATGCCACCACCTCGCTACTTGCGGCTTCACGCGCGGCGAGCCACTCATCATTGGCCGCCTGCGAAATGCGGGTGCAGCGTCCGACCTTGAACGTGCGGGGACCTTCGCCACGCGCTTGCAGTGCATAGAAGAATGACCGTGACAGGCCGTGAGCATTGCACCAGTCGTCAATCGATAGGGATTTCATCGGGGCGATCCTTTAAGACATGAAAAAACCCGCCGCGACGGATGTCGGGCGGGCGATGGCAGATATAAAAAAAGGCGCCGCGCTCAGAGAGCGAAGCACCTTGTGTTGCGCTGTAGCTCCTCGAGTCGGATTTCTACGGCGCGCACAATGTAGCGTAGTGAGCCCCCGTTGTCAACTCTACGCACGTTAGCGGACGTTAACGGAATCTTTAGTGCAGTAATTCGCCCAAGCCGCCATCAACTCGCGACGCTTCGCCAGTGCAGTGCTTCGCCGGTATGCGGCCTCGGTTTCGTCACCGACAACATGCGCCAGCGCCGCTTCGGCGACGTCGCGCGGGAAGGATGTGCAGTCGCCAGCCCAATCGCGAAACGTCGATCGCATACCATGCGTCGTTGCCGGGGTGGCAGTGTGCCGCTTAATACAAGATGAAAGCGACACGTCGCTTACAGGTCGGAACGGCAACTGAGCGATCGCCAGAGGCGTCAGTGGTACGACGTGCGGACGTTCGGCCTTCATGCGAATCGCCGGCACGGTCCACAGGTCGCCGCTCACTTCGGCGCCGTCCATGTCGCGGGCCTCGTTGAAACGGCAGGCGGTCAGAACAATCCAGCGCAACATGCGCGCGGTGTCGGACGTGTCAGTGACCAACGATTTCCAGAATTGAGGCATTTCCGCATAGGGCAAAGCCGGGTGGTGTTTCACATCAGACTTCCGGCGTTTGGCCAATCCGACTTGATCTAGGTGGCCGCGCCACAGTGCCGGGTTTTCGCCAGTGCGCAGTCCTTCGGCCTTGGCGCTGTTCAAGATGGCTTCAATTCGGCCCCTCACGCGCCGGGCTGTCTCTGGCAAGGCCGACCATATCGGCCGAAGCACTTTTAGCACCGCAGCGGTGTCCACCTCCGCGACGGCCAAATGGCCAATGACCGGATAGGCGTAATCGCGAAGGCTGTTGCGCCATTGCTGGCGGTGCTTGTCGTTCCGCCATCCAACCTCACGGCCCGAAATGAACTGCTCGGCATACGCCTTGAAGGTGATCGATCGGGACGCCTCGACCTTTGCCGCCTGCCGCTGTTCCTTGCGATGTTCGATCGGATCAAGGCCCTTGCGGATCAGCGCTCGGGCCTCTTGGGCGGCATCCCGCGCTTGGGCTAGCGATACGTCGCCTGCCGAGCCCAGCCCGGCGTAGCGCTCTTTGCTGGTCACGGGGGAGGTGTACCGGAACACCCAAGCCCGGTTGCCATTCCGATCAACGTCAAGCCGCAGCCCGCCGCCGTCCGTCAGCTTGTCGCCGGGCTTCGCATTCTTAACCTGGAGCGCTGTCAGTGCCATGAAAGTGTCCGCCTAACCCCACGAGGCCACCCCCGTTTAGGACGTGGATGCTAGCGCAGTTCGGCGGACATCTAAAGGCGTCAAGCGAATGAAAGCCCTGCACCGCAGGCGCTTGCATCTCACAGAAGGACGTGGGTGGATACTGAAAGACAGCAGACTGGCGGAAGGGGTGGGATTCGAACCCACGGTACCCTTGCGGGCACGCCGGTTTTCAAGACCGGTGCCTTAAACCACTCGGCCACCCTTCCAGTCCTTGCGGCCGTGCAGAGGTGGCCGCGACCACGGTCCGTGACCAAGCAGGGGGCTGGCGGAGACGGAGGGATTCGAACCCTCGATAGGGCTTTACAACCCTATAACGGTTTAGCAAACCGCCGCCTTCAGCCACTCGGCCACATCTCCAGCACGGCCCGATATGCCTGACCCGGTGCCGAGCCGCAAGCGGCAGATTGCGCTTTTTCCGACATTCATGACATGGGGCGGTCGGCGTCGGCTTTTGTCGGCAAATATGTGGGCGGCACGCCGGTGGGCAGGCAATTCCGGGGCGATCATATCCGAGGCGATCAGAATCAGCCGGCCCTGCGTGACGCCAATGGGCAAAGCGACGCCCTCGTCGCCCGC from Rhodopseudomonas sp. BAL398 encodes the following:
- a CDS encoding AAA family ATPase, coding for MKELKPIRGLRAASQPPAPVYPVPTQPTVVRMEPATPKPQPKLIQSSGEFVANFLAPSYLLDGIVQRHFCYSLTAATGAGKTAIALRLAAHVGLGRKLGDREVEKGRVLYFASENSVDVQARWIAMAEHCAFDVNTIDVHFVSGACKLSEIAEQITVEATALGELALVVIDTSAATFEGTDENSNVDSLQHAKRMRSLTELKGAPTVLVLCHPVKSATNDNLLPRGGGSFIAEIDGNLCARKSDSAVELHWAGKFRGMDFAPILFRLDTVTAERLKDGRGRSMPTVMATPMDDAGKDAMAVAARTDEDMVLRAIDGNPGASSNELAKVLDWKMRDGRPYGMRVRRASEKLAGDGLIGKHRGEWTLSARGEKELNRLDKRATGTNGLNSLVSILPQMPPKPMP
- a CDS encoding helix-turn-helix transcriptional regulator gives rise to the protein MKSLSIDDWCNAHGLSRSFFYALQARGEGPRTFKVGRCTRISQAANDEWLAAREAASSEVVA
- a CDS encoding tyrosine-type recombinase/integrase; protein product: MALTALQVKNAKPGDKLTDGGGLRLDVDRNGNRAWVFRYTSPVTSKERYAGLGSAGDVSLAQARDAAQEARALIRKGLDPIEHRKEQRQAAKVEASRSITFKAYAEQFISGREVGWRNDKHRQQWRNSLRDYAYPVIGHLAVAEVDTAAVLKVLRPIWSALPETARRVRGRIEAILNSAKAEGLRTGENPALWRGHLDQVGLAKRRKSDVKHHPALPYAEMPQFWKSLVTDTSDTARMLRWIVLTACRFNEARDMDGAEVSGDLWTVPAIRMKAERPHVVPLTPLAIAQLPFRPVSDVSLSSCIKRHTATPATTHGMRSTFRDWAGDCTSFPRDVAEAALAHVVGDETEAAYRRSTALAKRRELMAAWANYCTKDSVNVR